In Streptomyces puniciscabiei, a single genomic region encodes these proteins:
- a CDS encoding aldehyde dehydrogenase — MTELVEHGQLFIGGELTEPLGKDVIEVISPHTEEVIGRVPHASRQDVDRAVAVARRAFDEGPWPRASLEERIEVVTRIKDGIAARHEEIARVISSQNGSPYSWSVLAQALGAMMVWDAAIRVARDYTYEERRDGVLGPILVRREPVGVVAAVVPWNVPQFVAAAKLAPALLAGCTVVLKPSPESPLDAYLLGEIAREAGLPEGVLSILPADREVSEYLVGHPGVDKISFTGSVAAGKRVMEVAARNLTRVTLELGGKSAAVVLPDADVQTAVAGIVPAAWMNNGQACVAQTRILVPRARYDEFADAFAAAAGALKVGDPLDPATQVGPLVARRQQQRNLDYIRIGQEEGAKVLTGGGRPAGLDRGWYVEPTLFGDVDNSMRIAREEIFGPVICLLPYGDEQEAVKIANDSDYGLSGSVWTADVEHGVDVARQVRTGTYSVNTFSLDMLGPFGGYKNSGLGREFGPEGYGAYLEHKMIHLPAGA, encoded by the coding sequence ATGACCGAGCTCGTGGAACACGGACAGCTGTTCATCGGCGGGGAGTTGACCGAGCCCCTCGGCAAGGACGTGATCGAGGTGATCTCCCCGCACACCGAGGAGGTCATCGGCCGGGTGCCGCACGCCTCGCGGCAGGACGTGGACCGGGCCGTGGCCGTCGCTCGCCGGGCCTTCGACGAGGGGCCGTGGCCGCGGGCGAGCCTTGAGGAGCGGATCGAGGTCGTCACCCGCATCAAGGACGGCATCGCCGCCCGGCACGAGGAGATCGCCCGGGTGATCTCCTCGCAGAACGGTTCCCCCTACTCCTGGAGCGTCCTCGCCCAGGCGCTCGGCGCGATGATGGTGTGGGACGCCGCGATCAGGGTCGCGCGGGACTACACGTACGAAGAGCGCCGGGACGGCGTCCTCGGGCCGATCCTCGTGCGCCGCGAACCGGTCGGTGTGGTCGCGGCCGTGGTCCCCTGGAACGTCCCGCAGTTCGTCGCCGCCGCCAAGCTCGCGCCCGCGCTGCTGGCCGGCTGCACGGTCGTACTGAAGCCGTCCCCGGAGTCCCCGCTGGACGCGTACCTGTTGGGGGAGATCGCGCGGGAGGCGGGTCTGCCCGAGGGCGTGCTCTCCATCCTCCCCGCCGACCGCGAGGTCAGCGAGTACCTGGTGGGCCACCCCGGCGTCGACAAGATCTCCTTCACCGGCTCGGTCGCGGCCGGCAAGCGGGTCATGGAGGTCGCCGCGCGCAACCTCACCCGGGTCACGCTGGAGCTGGGCGGGAAGTCGGCGGCGGTCGTCCTGCCCGACGCGGACGTGCAGACGGCGGTGGCCGGCATCGTCCCGGCGGCCTGGATGAACAACGGGCAGGCGTGCGTGGCCCAGACCCGCATCCTCGTCCCGCGCGCCCGCTACGACGAGTTCGCCGACGCCTTCGCGGCAGCGGCCGGCGCGCTGAAGGTCGGCGACCCGCTGGACCCGGCGACCCAGGTCGGCCCGCTGGTCGCCCGCCGCCAGCAGCAGCGCAACCTCGACTACATCCGCATCGGCCAGGAGGAGGGCGCCAAGGTCCTCACCGGCGGCGGCCGCCCGGCGGGGCTCGACCGCGGCTGGTACGTCGAACCGACCCTCTTCGGAGACGTGGACAACTCCATGCGGATCGCCCGCGAGGAGATCTTCGGCCCGGTCATCTGCCTGCTCCCGTACGGCGACGAGCAGGAGGCCGTGAAGATCGCCAACGACTCGGACTACGGCCTGTCCGGCAGCGTGTGGACGGCCGACGTCGAGCACGGCGTCGACGTGGCGCGGCAGGTCCGCACCGGCACCTACTCGGTCAACACCTTCAGCCTGGACATGCTGGGCCCGTTCGGCGGCTACAAGAACTCAGGGCTCGGGCGGGAGTTCGGCCCGGAGGGGTACGGCGCCTACCTCGAGCACAAGATGATCCACCTGCCGGCGGGGGCGTAG
- a CDS encoding glycosyltransferase family 4 protein, which yields MTAEARVAGVDQDPAADGERPLDIALLTYKGNPFCGGQGVYVRHLSRELARLGHRVEVIGSQPYPVLDEGYPRLTLTELPSLDLYRQPDPFRTPGRDEYRDWIDALEVATMWTGGFPEPLTFSLRARRHLRARRGEFDVVHDNQTLGYGLLGDIGAPLVTTIHHPITVDRQLELDAAEGWQRRYSVRRWYAFTRMQKRVSRRLPSVLTVSGSSKQEIVDHLGVRDDRVHVVHIGADTDLFAPNPAVPEVPGRIVTTSSADVPLKGLVFLVEALAKVRTEHPAAHLVVVGKRPEEGPVAAAIERYGLEGAVEFVKGISDAELVDLIRSAEVACVPSLYEGFSLPAAEAMATGTPLLATTGGAIPEVAGRDGETCLAVPPGDAGALAAGLGRLLGDPELRVRLGRAGRERVLRNFTWARAAEGTVAHYREAIARAGRLTGPGREARSVDPGRPHAPTGSRGGTPTAAQTPGRCAAAVPSVASASSASVAGVSSESRATC from the coding sequence GTGACCGCTGAGGCCCGTGTGGCGGGCGTCGATCAGGACCCCGCTGCCGACGGCGAGCGACCGCTCGACATCGCGCTCCTCACCTATAAAGGGAACCCGTTCTGCGGCGGCCAAGGCGTCTACGTACGGCATCTCTCGCGTGAGCTGGCCCGGCTCGGCCACCGGGTGGAGGTCATCGGCTCGCAGCCGTACCCCGTCCTCGACGAGGGCTACCCCCGGCTCACCCTCACCGAGCTGCCCAGCCTCGACCTCTACCGCCAGCCCGACCCCTTCCGCACCCCGGGGCGGGACGAGTACCGGGACTGGATCGACGCCCTGGAAGTCGCGACGATGTGGACCGGCGGCTTTCCCGAGCCGCTGACCTTCTCGCTGCGCGCCCGCCGTCATCTGCGCGCCCGGCGCGGCGAGTTCGACGTCGTGCACGACAACCAGACCCTCGGCTACGGCCTGCTGGGTGACATCGGCGCGCCCCTGGTGACCACGATCCACCACCCCATCACCGTCGACCGGCAGCTGGAGCTCGACGCGGCCGAGGGCTGGCAGCGCCGGTACTCGGTCCGCCGCTGGTACGCCTTCACCCGCATGCAGAAGCGCGTCTCGCGCCGGCTGCCCTCGGTCCTCACCGTCTCCGGCAGCTCCAAGCAGGAGATCGTCGACCACCTCGGCGTCCGCGACGACCGCGTCCATGTCGTCCACATCGGCGCCGACACCGATCTGTTCGCGCCGAATCCGGCCGTGCCCGAGGTGCCGGGCCGGATCGTCACCACCTCCAGCGCCGATGTGCCGCTCAAGGGGCTGGTGTTCCTGGTGGAGGCGCTGGCCAAGGTGCGCACCGAGCACCCGGCCGCCCATCTCGTCGTCGTCGGCAAGCGCCCCGAGGAGGGGCCGGTCGCGGCGGCGATCGAGCGGTACGGCCTCGAAGGAGCCGTCGAGTTCGTCAAGGGCATCTCCGACGCCGAACTGGTCGACCTGATCCGCTCGGCCGAGGTCGCCTGCGTGCCCTCGCTGTACGAGGGCTTCTCGCTGCCCGCCGCCGAGGCCATGGCCACCGGTACCCCCCTTCTCGCCACGACCGGCGGCGCGATCCCCGAGGTCGCCGGCCGCGACGGCGAGACCTGCCTCGCGGTGCCGCCCGGCGACGCGGGCGCCCTGGCCGCCGGGCTGGGGCGGCTGCTCGGCGACCCGGAGCTTCGGGTGCGGCTCGGCCGCGCGGGCCGGGAGCGGGTGCTGCGGAACTTCACCTGGGCCCGCGCCGCGGAGGGCACGGTGGCCCACTACCGGGAGGCCATCGCCCGCGCCGGCCGCCTCACGGGCCCCGGCCGCGAGGCCCGTTCCGTGGACCCCGGCCGCCCCCACGCTCCCACAGGCTCGCGCGGCGGAACCCCCACCGCGGCCCAGACCCCCGGCCGCTGCGCGGCGGCCGTACCGAGTGTCGCCTCCGCGAGCTCGGCCAGTGTTGCAGGCGTCTCCTCCGAAAGCAGGGCCACGTGCTGA
- a CDS encoding MBL fold metallo-hydrolase gives MVTTFEHGGGVRSVAVPIPDNPLGHTLVYVVATDRGPVLVDTGWDDPASWDTLVAGLAACGTAAEEVYGVVITHHHPDHHGLSARVREASGAWVAMHAADTAVVRRTREARPERWFSYMSAKLAAAGAPEEHLAPLRAPRTPRALPGLSPALPDREIVPGELLDLPGRRLRAIWTPGHTPGHVCLHLEEEHPDRRLPGHGRLFSGDHLLPRITPHIGLYEDPDDATVTDPLGDYLDSLERIGRLAPAEVLPAHQHAFTDAPGRVRELLAHHEERLAGLLALLAEPLTPWQLAERMEWNRPWAEIPYGSRNIAVSEAESHLRRLVKQGRAEPVAGSEPVAYVAV, from the coding sequence ATGGTGACGACGTTCGAGCACGGCGGGGGCGTACGGTCCGTGGCGGTGCCCATTCCGGACAACCCCCTCGGGCACACGCTGGTCTACGTCGTGGCGACCGACCGCGGCCCGGTGCTGGTCGACACCGGCTGGGACGATCCGGCGTCCTGGGACACCCTCGTGGCGGGACTGGCCGCCTGCGGTACGGCGGCGGAGGAGGTGTACGGCGTCGTCATCACGCACCACCACCCCGACCACCACGGTCTGTCGGCCAGGGTGCGCGAGGCCTCCGGTGCCTGGGTGGCGATGCACGCCGCCGACACCGCGGTCGTCCGGCGCACCCGGGAGGCCCGGCCGGAGCGGTGGTTCAGCTACATGAGCGCGAAACTCGCGGCCGCCGGCGCACCGGAGGAACACCTGGCGCCACTGCGTGCCCCGCGTACCCCACGCGCCCTGCCCGGCCTCTCCCCCGCCCTGCCGGACCGGGAGATCGTCCCCGGCGAGCTCCTCGACCTGCCCGGCCGCAGGCTGCGCGCGATCTGGACCCCGGGCCACACTCCGGGCCACGTCTGCCTGCACCTGGAGGAGGAGCATCCGGACCGCCGGCTTCCGGGGCACGGGAGGCTGTTCAGCGGGGACCACCTCCTGCCGCGGATCACCCCGCACATCGGCCTGTACGAGGACCCGGACGACGCGACCGTCACCGACCCCCTCGGCGACTACCTCGACTCCCTGGAGCGGATCGGCCGCCTGGCACCCGCCGAGGTCCTGCCCGCGCACCAGCACGCCTTCACCGACGCGCCGGGCCGGGTAAGGGAGTTGCTCGCACACCACGAGGAGCGTCTGGCCGGCCTGCTCGCCCTGCTCGCCGAGCCGCTCACCCCCTGGCAGCTGGCCGAGCGCATGGAGTGGAACCGGCCCTGGGCCGAGATTCCCTACGGTTCCCGGAACATCGCCGTCTCGGAGGCCGAGTCCCATCTGCGCCGGCTGGTCAAGCAGGGCCGGGCGGAGCCGGTGGCCGGGAGCGAGCCGGTGGCCTACGTGGCGGTGTGA
- a CDS encoding TetR family transcriptional regulator yields MPAESKVEAGTVRPASSPLTERQEARRRRILHASAQLASRGGFDAVQMREVAESSQVALGTLYRYFPSKIHLLVATMQDQLEHMHGTLRKKPPAGDTAAERVAETLMRAFRALQREPHLADAMVRALTFADRSVSPEVDQVSRQTTLIILDAMGLENPTPEQLSAVRVIEHTWHSALITWLSGRASIAQVKIDIETVCRLIDLTEPGAS; encoded by the coding sequence ATGCCTGCGGAATCCAAGGTGGAAGCCGGTACGGTCCGGCCCGCCTCGTCGCCGCTCACCGAGCGCCAGGAGGCCCGCCGCCGCCGGATCCTGCACGCGAGCGCCCAGCTGGCCAGCCGGGGCGGTTTCGACGCCGTGCAGATGCGTGAGGTCGCCGAGTCCTCGCAGGTGGCCCTCGGCACGCTGTACCGCTACTTCCCCTCGAAGATCCACCTTCTGGTCGCCACCATGCAGGACCAGCTGGAGCACATGCACGGCACCCTGCGGAAGAAGCCCCCCGCGGGTGACACGGCCGCCGAGCGCGTGGCGGAGACCCTGATGCGGGCCTTCCGCGCCCTGCAGCGCGAGCCGCACCTGGCCGACGCGATGGTCCGCGCGCTGACCTTCGCCGACCGCAGTGTCTCGCCGGAGGTCGACCAGGTCTCGCGCCAGACGACGCTGATCATCCTGGACGCGATGGGCCTGGAGAACCCCACCCCCGAGCAGCTCTCGGCGGTCCGCGTCATCGAGCACACCTGGCACTCGGCCCTGATCACCTGGCTCTCCGGCCGCGCCTCCATCGCCCAGGTGAAGATCGACATCGAGACGGTGTGCCGGTTGATCGACCTGACGGAGCCGGGCGCGTCCTAG
- a CDS encoding tetratricopeptide repeat protein: MDRSEAVELVERAREAWQAEEWLRAADLYERVLAHYPDEKPSAVWWYDAALAHKFLRNWAKAYELGRQAAARSPRGEGDPAYWNLGIAATIQRDWATARDAWTGFGIELPPGEGVIDGRFGAACVRLDTGGEREVVWIDRLCPTRGRVMNVPVTVGRRFGEIVVHDGEPKGTRIVDGREFPVFDELLLFEASALPTLTVTVDAARPADVEALVELFLAADYGAEPASGFELLCACCSEGTLEHARTTHGGAQQVSLAAPEEEARRLLGEWVAQTPAGRAWTDLAPA, from the coding sequence GTGGACAGGTCCGAGGCGGTCGAGCTGGTCGAGCGGGCGCGGGAGGCGTGGCAGGCCGAGGAGTGGCTGCGCGCGGCCGACCTCTACGAGCGGGTGCTCGCGCACTACCCGGACGAGAAGCCGAGCGCGGTGTGGTGGTACGACGCCGCGCTCGCCCACAAGTTCCTGCGGAACTGGGCGAAGGCGTACGAGCTCGGGCGCCAGGCCGCCGCCCGTTCCCCGCGCGGCGAGGGCGACCCCGCGTACTGGAACCTCGGCATCGCGGCGACGATCCAGCGCGACTGGGCGACCGCACGCGATGCCTGGACCGGCTTCGGCATCGAACTCCCGCCCGGCGAGGGCGTGATCGACGGCCGGTTCGGCGCGGCATGCGTGCGGCTGGACACGGGAGGTGAGCGCGAGGTCGTCTGGATCGACCGCCTGTGCCCGACCCGGGGCCGGGTCATGAACGTGCCGGTGACCGTGGGCCGCCGCTTCGGCGAGATCGTCGTGCACGACGGTGAACCGAAGGGCACCCGGATCGTCGACGGCCGGGAGTTCCCCGTCTTCGACGAACTCCTCCTCTTCGAGGCCTCCGCCCTGCCCACCCTCACGGTCACGGTGGACGCGGCCCGGCCGGCCGACGTCGAGGCGCTGGTGGAGCTGTTCCTGGCCGCGGACTACGGCGCCGAGCCGGCGAGCGGCTTCGAGCTGCTGTGCGCGTGCTGCAGCGAGGGCACGCTGGAGCACGCGCGGACCACCCACGGGGGTGCCCAGCAGGTGTCCCTTGCGGCCCCGGAGGAGGAGGCCCGCCGGTTGCTGGGCGAGTGGGTCGCCCAGACCCCCGCCGGCCGTGCCTGGACCGACCTGGCGCCGGCCTAG
- a CDS encoding ferredoxin, with amino-acid sequence MGDRWHVEVDRSVCIGSAQCLHHAPDHFRLDSARQSHPVDPDTDASEPALTAAESCPVEAIVITLLGSGEAVFPPEE; translated from the coding sequence ATGGGCGACCGCTGGCACGTCGAGGTCGACCGGTCGGTGTGCATCGGCTCGGCCCAGTGCCTCCACCACGCCCCGGACCACTTCCGTCTCGACTCCGCCCGCCAGTCCCACCCGGTGGACCCCGACACCGACGCGAGCGAGCCGGCCCTGACGGCGGCCGAGAGCTGCCCCGTGGAGGCGATCGTGATCACCCTGCTGGGGAGCGGGGAGGCGGTGTTCCCGCCCGAGGAGTAG
- a CDS encoding phosphotransferase family protein, giving the protein MTETGRLLGAGRSADVYEIDDAWVLRRDRDGWGDAAAQGAVMAHVRQHGYPVPRVRPTGSRTDLVLERLSGPTLLTALSEGRADAAEAGALLASLLRRLHAVPGRNPADPRARVLHLDLHPDNVMLTPDGPRVIDWSNTEDGDPGLDWGMSAVILAQVAVDDTPPAGPAHDLLAALLADPSDLTEEGLAEARRRRAANPTMTAREVELLADAERLIRRVAQGPAVR; this is encoded by the coding sequence GTGACGGAGACGGGGAGGCTGCTGGGCGCGGGCCGCTCGGCCGACGTGTACGAGATCGACGACGCCTGGGTGCTGCGCCGGGACCGGGACGGCTGGGGGGACGCGGCGGCCCAGGGGGCCGTGATGGCGCACGTCCGGCAACACGGCTATCCGGTGCCCCGGGTACGGCCCACCGGCTCACGCACCGACCTGGTGCTGGAACGCCTGTCCGGCCCGACCCTGCTGACCGCCCTCAGCGAGGGGCGGGCCGACGCGGCGGAGGCGGGCGCCCTGCTCGCCTCCCTGCTACGGCGACTGCACGCCGTACCGGGCCGGAACCCGGCCGACCCGCGGGCCCGCGTGCTCCACCTCGACCTGCACCCCGACAACGTGATGCTCACCCCGGACGGCCCCCGCGTGATCGACTGGTCCAACACCGAGGACGGCGACCCCGGGCTGGACTGGGGCATGTCGGCGGTGATCCTCGCCCAGGTCGCCGTGGACGACACCCCGCCGGCCGGTCCGGCCCACGACCTGCTGGCGGCTCTGCTGGCCGACCCGTCGGACCTGACGGAGGAGGGGCTGGCGGAGGCGCGCAGGCGCAGAGCGGCCAATCCGACGATGACGGCCCGCGAGGTCGAACTCCTCGCGGACGCCGAGCGGTTGATACGCAGGGTGGCGCAAGGGCCCGCCGTCCGCTAG
- a CDS encoding nuclear transport factor 2 family protein: MNLVDALLAQHACEHVILHFVRRLDLGEPADVADLFTEDGVWEWPPPGDGRRIEGREALRAYFGSRPADRLSRRLMSNVLVTITGPGSASATSYFTTYRVDGYEGGGPVPAGPPVQVGHYEDTFRRVDGTWLIASRTLHLPFGGDTPRAG; the protein is encoded by the coding sequence ATGAACCTCGTCGACGCACTGCTCGCCCAGCACGCCTGCGAACACGTCATCCTGCACTTCGTCCGCCGCCTCGACCTCGGTGAACCGGCCGACGTGGCCGACCTGTTCACCGAGGACGGCGTCTGGGAGTGGCCGCCGCCGGGGGACGGGCGCAGGATCGAGGGCCGGGAGGCGCTCCGCGCGTACTTCGGCTCCCGCCCCGCCGACCGGCTCTCCCGCCGTCTGATGTCCAATGTGCTGGTCACGATCACCGGCCCGGGCTCGGCGAGCGCCACCTCGTACTTCACGACGTACCGCGTCGACGGATACGAGGGAGGCGGCCCCGTTCCCGCCGGGCCGCCCGTCCAGGTGGGTCACTACGAGGACACCTTCCGCCGGGTCGACGGCACGTGGCTGATCGCCTCCCGCACCCTGCACCTGCCCTTCGGCGGCGACACCCCGAGGGCCGGCTAG